A part of Actinoallomurus bryophytorum genomic DNA contains:
- a CDS encoding OsmC family protein, translated as MAATHTYDVTVEWTGDLGSGTDGYKSFSRAHEVLGDGKPPIAASSDPAFRGDATRWNPEELLVASVSQCHMLWYLHLCATNGVVVTDYADHAHGVMTMDESGGGGQITAVTLRPEVTVAEASMTEKALSLHDDINAVCFIARSVNFPITHVPVIRAG; from the coding sequence ATGGCGGCGACTCACACCTACGACGTGACGGTCGAGTGGACCGGCGACCTCGGGTCGGGCACGGACGGCTACAAGTCGTTCAGCCGCGCCCACGAGGTACTCGGGGACGGCAAGCCGCCCATCGCCGCGTCGTCCGATCCGGCCTTCCGCGGCGACGCCACGCGCTGGAATCCCGAGGAACTCCTGGTGGCCTCCGTCTCCCAGTGCCACATGCTCTGGTACCTGCATCTGTGCGCGACGAACGGGGTCGTCGTCACCGACTACGCCGACCACGCCCACGGAGTGATGACCATGGACGAGAGCGGCGGCGGAGGCCAGATCACCGCGGTCACGCTGCGGCCCGAGGTGACGGTCGCCGAGGCGTCGATGACGGAGAAGGCCCTCTCCCTGCACGACGACATCAACGCCGTGTGCTTCATCGCCCGCTCGGTGAACTTCCCGATCACCCACGTCCCAGTGATCCGCGCGGGCTAG
- a CDS encoding class I adenylate-forming enzyme family protein, with translation MLLGDLVHRGGTLWPSRAAFIWADRRRTYGELERRVQRLSAVFAAAGVRQGDRIALLTVNAPEALETAFAASRLGACVVPLNPRLAPAEIRFQIEDAGAAYAVVHPLLEPLARDSGLLGLAHWMIGEELETRLDIVRSADVPRPGDESPIIQLYTSGTTGRPKGCLLTNRGWVAATANAVHGLGVTGSDRLLATLPLFHVAGYGAALAHLAVGGAVVFPSGAGLDETWSLIGEHGVTVAVFPAGTRRSLRHPSCRPVRLVYGMAGVERAETLRMLAELGSDFRGVYGSTEAGNFVTVSTLADELERPGTLGRPLPAFDVEIEAPPGETGELLLRGPSMMAGYANLPDAFDHGMLRTGDLVRRDDDGYLYFVDRAKDMIKSGGENVYSAEVERVLLTHPAVSDAAVIGVPDRRWGEAVKALVVTRGPVTAEELDAHCRERLGAFKRPRWYEFAGEIPRNHSGKILKRDLRAAHDPAVTVRLPESR, from the coding sequence ATGCTGCTCGGAGATCTCGTCCATCGGGGTGGCACGCTCTGGCCGTCGCGTGCCGCCTTCATCTGGGCCGACCGGCGCCGCACGTACGGCGAGCTGGAGCGGCGTGTCCAGCGGCTGAGCGCGGTGTTCGCGGCCGCCGGCGTACGCCAGGGCGACCGGATCGCGCTGCTCACCGTCAACGCGCCCGAGGCGCTCGAGACCGCGTTCGCCGCGTCGCGGCTCGGCGCGTGCGTGGTGCCGCTGAACCCACGCCTGGCGCCGGCCGAGATCCGCTTCCAGATCGAGGACGCCGGCGCCGCGTACGCCGTGGTGCACCCGCTCCTCGAACCGCTCGCCCGCGACTCGGGCCTGCTCGGGCTCGCCCACTGGATGATCGGCGAGGAGCTCGAGACCCGGCTCGACATCGTCCGGAGCGCCGATGTTCCGCGGCCCGGGGACGAGAGCCCGATCATCCAGCTGTACACCTCGGGGACGACCGGGCGTCCGAAGGGCTGCCTGCTCACCAACCGGGGCTGGGTGGCCGCGACCGCCAACGCCGTGCACGGCCTCGGCGTGACGGGTTCCGACCGGCTGCTCGCGACGCTGCCGCTGTTCCACGTCGCGGGCTACGGGGCGGCCCTCGCCCACCTGGCCGTGGGCGGCGCGGTCGTGTTCCCCTCCGGCGCCGGGCTGGACGAGACCTGGTCGCTGATCGGCGAGCACGGCGTCACGGTCGCGGTCTTCCCGGCGGGTACGCGACGGTCGCTGCGGCACCCGTCCTGCCGGCCGGTACGCCTGGTGTACGGCATGGCGGGCGTCGAACGCGCCGAGACCCTCCGGATGCTCGCCGAGCTGGGCAGTGACTTCCGCGGCGTGTACGGCTCGACCGAGGCGGGCAACTTCGTGACCGTCTCGACGCTGGCCGACGAGCTGGAGCGGCCGGGCACCCTCGGCCGCCCGCTGCCCGCGTTCGACGTCGAGATCGAGGCGCCGCCGGGGGAGACGGGGGAATTGTTGCTGCGCGGGCCGTCCATGATGGCGGGCTACGCGAACCTGCCGGATGCGTTCGACCACGGGATGCTCCGCACCGGCGACCTCGTACGGCGTGACGACGACGGCTACCTCTACTTCGTCGACCGGGCCAAGGACATGATCAAGTCCGGCGGTGAGAACGTCTACTCCGCCGAGGTCGAGCGGGTCCTCCTCACGCATCCGGCGGTAAGCGACGCTGCCGTGATCGGCGTACCCGACCGCCGGTGGGGCGAGGCGGTGAAGGCGCTGGTCGTGACCCGCGGACCGGTCACCGCCGAGGAGCTGGACGCCCACTGCCGCGAACGCCTCGGCGCCTTCAAGCGCCCGCGCTGGTACGAGTTCGCCGGCGAGATCCCGCGTAACCACTCCGGCAAGATCCTCAAACGCGACCTTCGGGCGGCGCACGACCCGGCCGTGACCGTACGCCTGCCCGAGAGCCGGTGA
- a CDS encoding MarR family winged helix-turn-helix transcriptional regulator → MSRRDAAHGASDAIGSALYGLATRAVRRLPRDMSLTSAATLATLDKTGPRRITDLAVAEGVTQPAMTVLVRVMEESGLVERKGDPSDKRVTLVCLTEAGASYVRTRRQAGVDAYARLIGELTGDEAEALAAALPALLHLAELESHAREESDR, encoded by the coding sequence ATGAGTCGCCGAGACGCCGCGCACGGAGCCTCCGATGCCATCGGGTCAGCCCTCTACGGTCTGGCCACCAGGGCCGTGAGACGCCTCCCCCGCGACATGAGCCTGACCTCCGCCGCCACCTTGGCCACCCTGGACAAGACCGGCCCGCGACGGATCACCGATCTGGCGGTGGCCGAGGGCGTCACCCAGCCCGCGATGACCGTCCTGGTCCGGGTGATGGAGGAATCCGGGCTGGTCGAACGGAAGGGCGATCCGTCCGACAAGCGGGTCACGCTGGTGTGCCTGACCGAGGCCGGCGCGTCGTACGTCCGGACGCGACGCCAGGCGGGCGTCGACGCGTACGCGCGGTTGATCGGCGAACTCACCGGTGACGAGGCCGAGGCCTTGGCGGCAGCCCTTCCGGCGCTGCTGCATCTGGCGGAGCTCGAAAGCCACGCCCGAGAGGAGTCGGACCGGTGA
- a CDS encoding gamma-glutamyl-gamma-aminobutyrate hydrolase family protein: MAGATYDAVPPLIGITANLEPARWGDWVREAALLPVAYQRAIERARAVPVLVPPSVRGTVPILIERLDGLIFSGGVDVDPSLYGEEPHEETAPPQPHRDRFELALMRAAIDADLPFLAIGRGMQALNVVREGSLIQHLPEVVGGHAHLPGPGRLGRHSVQISVASVLGKTLGDHAEVASGHHQAVRRLGKGLSTVAWADDQVIEAIELQGHRFGIGVQWHPEESDDPRLIEALVAEARD; the protein is encoded by the coding sequence ATGGCAGGGGCGACGTACGATGCGGTTCCCCCACTCATCGGGATCACGGCCAACCTCGAACCGGCCCGCTGGGGCGACTGGGTTCGCGAGGCGGCGCTGCTCCCGGTGGCGTACCAGCGGGCGATCGAGCGAGCGCGTGCCGTACCCGTCCTGGTGCCGCCGTCCGTCCGCGGCACGGTGCCCATTCTCATCGAGCGGCTCGACGGCCTGATCTTCTCCGGCGGCGTGGACGTCGACCCGTCGCTGTACGGCGAGGAACCCCACGAGGAGACCGCGCCACCGCAGCCGCATCGCGACCGCTTCGAGCTCGCCCTCATGCGCGCGGCGATCGACGCGGACCTGCCCTTCCTCGCCATCGGCCGGGGCATGCAGGCGCTGAACGTCGTACGCGAGGGCAGCCTGATCCAGCACCTGCCCGAAGTCGTCGGCGGCCACGCCCACCTGCCGGGGCCGGGCCGGCTGGGCCGGCATTCGGTCCAGATCAGCGTGGCCAGCGTGCTCGGCAAGACGCTCGGCGACCACGCGGAGGTGGCGAGCGGCCACCACCAGGCCGTCAGGCGCCTCGGCAAGGGGCTCTCCACGGTGGCGTGGGCCGACGACCAGGTCATCGAGGCGATCGAGCTTCAGGGGCACCGTTTCGGCATCGGCGTGCAGTGGCATCCCGAAGAGTCCGACGATCCCCGGCTCATCGAGGCCCTCGTCGCCGAGGCCCGCGACTGA
- a CDS encoding enoyl-CoA hydratase/isomerase family protein produces MTYESYERLKIDWAADGVLRVTISAPGRRNAVDATGHRELAEIWRDADADDDVRAIVVRGEGEAFSAGGDLDMIEEMMADYDVRSRVLREARDIVYNIINCSKPVVSAIQGPAVGAGLAVALLADISVAGRTAKIIDGHTRLGVAAGDHAAIVWPLLCGLAKAKYHLLLCEPLTGEEAERIGLVSVCVDDDQVHDKALEIAGRLAGGATQAIGFTKLALNNWLRSAGPAFDASLAMEFFGFAGPDLREGVRALREKRPPSF; encoded by the coding sequence ATGACCTACGAGTCGTACGAGCGGCTGAAGATCGACTGGGCCGCCGATGGCGTATTGCGGGTGACCATCAGTGCGCCGGGGAGACGCAACGCCGTCGACGCGACCGGCCACCGCGAGCTGGCCGAGATCTGGCGCGATGCGGACGCCGACGACGACGTCCGCGCGATCGTCGTACGCGGGGAGGGTGAGGCGTTCTCGGCCGGCGGCGACCTCGACATGATCGAGGAGATGATGGCCGACTACGACGTACGCTCCCGCGTCCTGCGCGAGGCCCGCGACATCGTCTACAACATCATCAACTGCTCCAAGCCCGTGGTGAGCGCGATCCAGGGCCCGGCGGTCGGCGCGGGCCTGGCCGTCGCCCTGCTCGCCGACATCTCCGTCGCCGGCCGTACCGCGAAGATCATCGACGGCCACACGCGCCTGGGCGTCGCCGCGGGCGACCACGCCGCGATCGTCTGGCCGCTGCTGTGCGGACTGGCCAAGGCCAAATACCACCTGCTCCTGTGCGAGCCGCTGACCGGAGAGGAGGCCGAGCGGATCGGGCTGGTCAGCGTCTGCGTCGACGACGACCAGGTGCACGACAAGGCACTCGAGATCGCCGGACGTCTCGCCGGGGGAGCGACCCAGGCGATCGGCTTCACGAAGCTGGCCCTCAACAACTGGCTCCGCAGCGCCGGGCCCGCCTTCGACGCCTCCCTGGCGATGGAGTTCTTCGGCTTCGCCGGCCCCGACCTTCGCGAGGGCGTACGCGCCCTGCGCGAAAAGCGGCCACCGAGCTTCTAG
- a CDS encoding acyl-CoA dehydrogenase family protein, whose amino-acid sequence MDFDLPESAVAVRDGVAAIGARHGLDYWDRCDAEKRWPEEVWRELADGGWLGLAVPEEYGGGGQGLLELAVAAETLAGSGAGAASSFLYLLTPAFGALTIARHGTELQKNALLPALAAGETETCFAITEPDAGSNAINISTQARRDGDDFVVTGQKIWISGVERARYMVLVTRTIPAAEAKPRLNGFTILLIDIEEAVAEGTLTYRPIPKLGTNTVASNMVFLDGVRVPVANVIGEVDQGFAVLWDILNPERIIAAAGAVGCGELALRVAVDYAKERAPFGRPIGANQAVAFPLAQVSAQVELARLMTYKAAWLWDAHRPCGAEANIAKLTAAEAAWQAADRMFQAHGGMAYSLEYPVARLFRDARIGKSIPVAEELILAHIAQHELGLPKSY is encoded by the coding sequence GTGGACTTCGACCTGCCAGAGAGCGCCGTCGCCGTACGCGATGGGGTCGCCGCGATCGGCGCGCGCCACGGGCTGGACTACTGGGACCGGTGCGACGCGGAGAAGCGCTGGCCCGAGGAGGTCTGGCGGGAGCTGGCCGACGGCGGCTGGCTCGGCCTCGCCGTCCCGGAGGAGTACGGCGGTGGTGGTCAGGGCCTGCTCGAGCTCGCCGTGGCCGCCGAGACCCTCGCGGGCTCCGGCGCGGGCGCGGCGTCGTCCTTCCTCTACCTGCTCACCCCCGCCTTCGGCGCCCTCACGATCGCCCGGCACGGCACCGAGCTGCAGAAGAACGCCCTGCTGCCCGCTCTGGCCGCCGGCGAGACGGAGACCTGCTTCGCCATCACGGAACCGGACGCCGGCAGCAACGCGATCAACATCAGCACCCAGGCACGCCGCGACGGCGACGACTTCGTCGTCACCGGCCAGAAGATCTGGATCTCCGGCGTCGAACGCGCCCGCTACATGGTGCTCGTCACCCGTACGATCCCGGCGGCCGAGGCCAAGCCGCGCCTGAACGGCTTCACGATCCTCCTCATCGACATCGAGGAGGCCGTCGCCGAGGGCACGCTGACCTATCGGCCCATTCCCAAGCTCGGCACCAACACGGTCGCCTCGAACATGGTCTTCCTCGACGGCGTACGCGTCCCGGTCGCGAACGTCATCGGCGAGGTCGACCAGGGCTTCGCGGTGCTGTGGGACATCCTCAACCCCGAGCGGATCATCGCGGCGGCGGGTGCCGTCGGCTGCGGGGAACTCGCCCTCAGGGTGGCCGTCGACTACGCGAAGGAGCGCGCGCCGTTCGGCCGGCCGATCGGCGCGAACCAGGCGGTCGCGTTCCCGCTCGCCCAGGTCAGCGCCCAGGTCGAGCTGGCGCGGCTGATGACCTACAAGGCGGCCTGGCTGTGGGACGCCCACCGGCCGTGCGGTGCGGAGGCCAACATCGCCAAGCTCACCGCCGCCGAGGCGGCCTGGCAGGCGGCCGACCGGATGTTCCAGGCACACGGCGGCATGGCCTACTCCCTGGAGTACCCGGTGGCGCGGCTGTTCCGTGACGCCCGCATCGGCAAGAGCATCCCGGTCGCCGAGGAGCTGATCCTGGCGCACATCGCCCAGCACGAGCTCGGACTGCCGAAGTCGTACTAG
- a CDS encoding alpha/beta hydrolase — protein MPLHPQTVAFLKVMEANAALAEPDIEAMRAITSANPERGDGPALTEVTDGVVGDVPVRTYRPADGVLPALVYFHGGGWSIGDLNSADPMCRRLADEAGCVVISAGYRLAPEHPFPAAVEDACAVTADVVRRADHHGVRPEAVAVGGDSAGANLATVAARIARDDGIALVHQLLMCPNADSGLDSPSFAEFGVGYGLSAATMAWFLGHYIGSADRSDPRIAPLRAGDLSGMPPATVLTAEYDILRDEGEEYARALEAAGVPVELRRYDGMIHNFMTLPEVFDDAAVARAWAVSRLRQAFGEEER, from the coding sequence ATGCCGCTGCACCCGCAGACCGTCGCGTTCTTGAAGGTCATGGAGGCGAACGCGGCCCTGGCGGAGCCCGACATCGAGGCGATGCGCGCCATCACGAGCGCGAATCCGGAGCGCGGTGACGGGCCGGCCCTGACCGAGGTCACCGACGGTGTCGTCGGCGACGTCCCCGTCCGGACCTACCGCCCCGCGGACGGCGTGCTGCCGGCACTCGTCTACTTCCACGGAGGCGGCTGGTCGATCGGCGACCTCAACTCCGCCGACCCGATGTGCCGGCGGCTCGCGGACGAGGCCGGCTGCGTGGTCATCAGCGCCGGCTACCGGCTCGCCCCCGAGCATCCGTTCCCGGCCGCCGTCGAGGACGCCTGCGCCGTGACGGCCGACGTCGTACGGCGTGCGGACCACCATGGGGTCAGGCCGGAGGCGGTGGCCGTGGGCGGTGACAGCGCGGGCGCCAATCTGGCGACGGTGGCCGCCCGTATCGCCCGCGACGACGGCATCGCGCTCGTCCACCAGCTGCTGATGTGCCCCAACGCCGACTCCGGGCTCGACTCGCCCAGCTTCGCCGAGTTCGGCGTGGGATACGGCCTGAGCGCCGCGACCATGGCGTGGTTCCTGGGGCACTACATCGGAAGCGCCGACCGGTCCGACCCCCGGATCGCGCCGCTGCGCGCCGGCGACCTGTCCGGGATGCCGCCCGCGACCGTACTCACCGCGGAGTACGACATCCTCCGCGACGAGGGCGAGGAGTACGCCCGCGCGCTCGAGGCCGCCGGGGTACCGGTCGAGCTGCGACGCTACGACGGCATGATCCACAACTTCATGACGCTGCCGGAGGTGTTCGACGACGCCGCCGTCGCCCGCGCGTGGGCGGTGAGCCGGCTCCGGCAGGCCTTCGGCGAGGAGGAGCGATGA
- a CDS encoding TetR family transcriptional regulator, whose protein sequence is MQQRRTLRDDLLDAAAALIIERGFRRVRMQDVADAVSVSRQTVYNEFGDKWRLAQALTLRENDRYLDGVDAAFTRHEDLYSAVTAAVVYTLSTAADDPLKKAILTGTGSEDLLPLMTTRAEPVLFAAKRRIIAHLLRQWPQLDAAEVPELTDAVVRLTLSHIVLPVDPPEVVAARLARLVARYLGDERGAAAIKPEADGTGAAPFTL, encoded by the coding sequence ATGCAGCAGCGCCGAACTCTCCGCGATGACCTGCTCGACGCCGCCGCCGCGCTGATCATCGAGCGTGGGTTCCGGCGCGTGCGGATGCAGGACGTCGCCGACGCGGTCAGTGTCAGCCGGCAGACCGTCTACAACGAGTTCGGGGACAAGTGGCGGCTGGCGCAGGCGCTGACCCTACGGGAGAACGACCGCTATCTCGACGGTGTCGACGCGGCGTTCACCCGGCACGAGGACCTCTACTCCGCCGTCACGGCAGCGGTCGTGTACACGCTCAGCACCGCGGCCGACGACCCGCTCAAGAAGGCGATCCTGACCGGGACCGGCAGCGAGGACCTCCTGCCGCTGATGACCACGCGTGCCGAGCCGGTGCTCTTCGCGGCCAAACGGCGGATCATCGCGCACCTGCTGCGGCAGTGGCCGCAGCTCGACGCCGCGGAGGTACCCGAGCTCACGGACGCCGTCGTACGGCTGACGCTCAGCCACATCGTGCTGCCGGTGGACCCGCCGGAGGTCGTGGCGGCCCGGCTGGCCCGGCTCGTCGCACGCTACCTCGGCGACGAGCGCGGTGCGGCGGCCATCAAGCCGGAGGCCGATGGCACGGGGGCCGCGCCCTTTACGTTGTAG
- a CDS encoding MFS transporter — MTAAQAHDQPMGTARIRSEARPLVPALMFIALVVAAVASLGTPLITSVATTFHVSLDSAQWTLTIALLSGAVATPVLGRLGAGPHRRATILATLAIVVVGSALTVLPLPFAWLLVGRAAQGVGLGLTSLMMGVARDHLPEERSAATIALISVISIIGAGVGYPLAALLAEFGGLRAAYGLGLLVTAIAFVTAWRSMPAAPEGRSAHVNVAGALVLAGGLLLVLFLAGERSLWSRHLAVAVPLAVAAVLLLCVWTVSELRTKTPLVDVRAVRHPAVAGANIAMFVGGSGMYLLLTLITRYAQTPHSAGYGFGLTTFVAGLVLIPFSVLGFVAGKLTPRVRRWIDGPLLLAGSAAIVGGGFVLFATARSNLAELLAAMGVLGFGVGSFSAAMPGVILAVTPKSETSSAMSFNYVVRSVGYSLGSAIGGLVLAAGTATGRLFPDDSAYTTAALVGIGAMAIATLTSLALARRRSSETTP; from the coding sequence GTGACCGCCGCCCAGGCTCATGACCAGCCCATGGGCACTGCCCGGATACGTTCCGAGGCACGTCCGCTGGTCCCCGCCCTGATGTTCATCGCCCTGGTCGTGGCGGCGGTCGCCAGTCTCGGGACGCCGCTCATCACCAGTGTGGCGACCACGTTCCACGTCTCCCTCGACAGCGCGCAGTGGACGCTGACCATCGCCCTGCTCAGCGGCGCCGTCGCCACACCCGTACTCGGCCGGCTCGGAGCCGGTCCGCACCGGCGGGCCACGATTCTCGCCACGCTGGCGATCGTCGTCGTCGGCAGCGCGCTCACCGTGCTGCCGCTGCCGTTCGCCTGGCTGCTCGTGGGCAGAGCGGCCCAAGGCGTCGGACTCGGTCTCACGTCGCTGATGATGGGCGTGGCCCGCGACCATCTTCCCGAGGAGCGCAGCGCGGCCACGATCGCCCTGATCTCAGTGATCTCCATCATCGGAGCCGGCGTCGGCTACCCGCTGGCCGCGCTGCTCGCCGAGTTCGGCGGACTCCGGGCCGCCTACGGCCTCGGCCTGCTCGTCACCGCCATCGCCTTCGTGACCGCGTGGCGCTCCATGCCCGCAGCTCCCGAAGGCCGCTCCGCTCACGTGAACGTGGCCGGTGCGCTCGTCCTGGCGGGTGGACTGCTCCTCGTCCTGTTCCTGGCCGGCGAGAGGAGCCTGTGGAGCCGGCACCTCGCCGTGGCGGTGCCCCTTGCCGTCGCCGCCGTACTCCTGCTCTGTGTCTGGACCGTTTCCGAACTGCGAACCAAGACGCCCCTGGTCGACGTCCGGGCGGTACGGCACCCGGCGGTCGCCGGCGCGAACATCGCCATGTTCGTCGGCGGGAGCGGCATGTACCTCCTGCTCACGCTCATCACCCGCTACGCGCAGACGCCGCACAGCGCCGGCTACGGCTTCGGACTGACCACCTTCGTGGCGGGGCTGGTCCTCATCCCGTTCTCCGTGCTGGGGTTCGTCGCCGGCAAGCTCACGCCGCGGGTCCGGAGGTGGATCGACGGCCCCCTGCTCCTGGCCGGCAGCGCCGCCATCGTCGGCGGCGGGTTCGTCCTGTTCGCCACCGCCCGGTCCAACCTGGCCGAACTGCTCGCGGCCATGGGCGTGCTGGGCTTCGGCGTCGGCAGCTTCTCGGCCGCCATGCCCGGCGTCATCCTGGCCGTCACCCCGAAGAGCGAGACGTCGAGCGCCATGAGCTTCAACTACGTCGTCCGCAGCGTCGGGTACTCCCTGGGCAGCGCCATCGGCGGTCTGGTCCTCGCCGCCGGCACCGCCACGGGCCGCCTCTTCCCCGACGACAGCGCCTACACCACCGCGGCGCTGGTCGGCATCGGCGCCATGGCGATCGCGACGCTGACAAGCCTCGCTCTCGCCCGCCGACGCTCGTCCGAGACCACCCCGTAA
- a CDS encoding SRPBCC family protein, whose protein sequence is MPKPYASAVLPVSADLVWDYLRDFANIADWHPGISTGEMEDGTGDRVGSVRRLTGPGGEVFRERLVALDDGERLYTYDLIEGPFPIRSYRSTLRIAPVTDSGLAFAEWWSYFDADAKDEAGLTKTFARGVYATGLAALRERFS, encoded by the coding sequence ATGCCGAAGCCGTACGCCAGCGCCGTCCTGCCCGTCTCCGCCGATCTGGTGTGGGACTACCTCCGCGACTTCGCCAACATCGCCGACTGGCATCCGGGCATCTCCACCGGGGAGATGGAGGACGGCACCGGCGACCGGGTGGGGAGCGTACGCCGGCTGACCGGTCCGGGCGGTGAGGTGTTCCGCGAACGCCTGGTCGCGCTCGACGACGGCGAGCGCCTCTACACCTACGACCTGATCGAGGGCCCGTTCCCGATCCGCTCGTACCGCTCGACGCTCCGGATCGCGCCGGTGACGGACAGCGGGCTCGCGTTCGCCGAATGGTGGTCCTACTTCGACGCCGACGCGAAGGACGAGGCGGGACTGACCAAGACCTTCGCTCGCGGGGTGTACGCCACCGGCCTGGCCGCACTGCGCGAGCGGTTCAGCTAG
- a CDS encoding DUF1330 domain-containing protein, whose translation MPKGYWVSAYRTISDPEKLAAYNKLAPPAVKAGGGRVLARDGRVVAHDAGIAGRTVLIEFDSFEQAVAAHASAAYQEALAALADGVERDFRIIEGLD comes from the coding sequence ATGCCCAAGGGCTACTGGGTCAGCGCCTACCGCACCATTTCCGACCCCGAGAAGCTGGCCGCCTACAACAAGCTGGCCCCTCCGGCCGTCAAGGCCGGGGGCGGGCGGGTGCTCGCCCGCGACGGTCGGGTCGTCGCACACGACGCCGGAATCGCCGGGCGCACCGTCCTGATCGAGTTCGACAGCTTCGAACAGGCGGTCGCCGCACATGCGAGTGCGGCCTACCAGGAGGCGCTGGCCGCACTTGCTGACGGCGTCGAGCGCGACTTCCGCATCATCGAAGGCCTCGACTGA
- a CDS encoding class I SAM-dependent methyltransferase, with the protein MPDAIFAHPRLAAVYDAFDGDRGDLTAYLGIAGELGADRVLDVGCGTGCLAILLADGGRTVVGVDPAGASLEVARAKDRTGRITWVHGDATAVPAAGADLAVMTGNVAQVFLSDDGWARTLQGIRAALRPGGHLVFETRRPGYRAWEEWAADTAPVTLDVPGAGSVERRLEVTGVSLPLVSFRCTYRFLVDGAVLTSDSTLRFRDRDEVETSLVACGYRVLDVREAPDRPGREFVFIAQREAR; encoded by the coding sequence GTGCCTGATGCGATCTTCGCGCACCCTCGCCTGGCGGCTGTCTACGACGCTTTCGACGGAGACCGCGGCGATCTGACCGCCTATCTCGGCATCGCCGGCGAGCTGGGTGCGGACCGGGTGCTCGACGTCGGTTGCGGGACGGGATGCCTGGCGATCCTGCTCGCCGACGGCGGCCGTACGGTTGTGGGCGTCGATCCGGCCGGGGCGTCACTCGAGGTCGCGAGGGCGAAGGATCGGACGGGACGAATCACCTGGGTGCACGGCGACGCCACGGCGGTGCCGGCGGCCGGCGCCGATCTCGCGGTCATGACGGGAAACGTGGCGCAGGTCTTCCTGTCCGACGACGGCTGGGCACGGACCCTCCAGGGCATCCGCGCGGCACTCCGCCCCGGTGGCCACCTCGTGTTCGAGACCAGGCGTCCCGGCTACCGGGCCTGGGAGGAATGGGCCGCCGACACGGCTCCGGTCACGCTCGATGTCCCCGGGGCCGGTTCGGTCGAGCGGCGTCTCGAGGTCACCGGCGTGAGCCTACCGCTGGTCTCGTTCCGCTGTACCTACCGGTTCCTGGTGGACGGCGCGGTCCTCACCTCGGACTCGACCCTGAGATTCCGCGACCGCGACGAGGTGGAGACGAGCCTGGTCGCCTGCGGCTATCGGGTGCTGGACGTTCGAGAGGCGCCTGATCGCCCCGGTCGCGAGTTCGTCTTCATCGCACAGCGGGAGGCCCGCTAG